The proteins below are encoded in one region of Bacteroidales bacterium:
- the lpdA gene encoding dihydrolipoyl dehydrogenase has product MKYQVLVIGSGPGGYVAAIRASQLNLSVAIVERSELGGICLNWGCIPTKSLLKSGQVFEYAKKSADYGVEIDGDIKPNLPKMVERSRGVAANMSKGVQFLLKKNKIDVIQGFGKLAGNGKVEVTGEDGTKTIIEADHIILATGARSKQLPNLPQDGVKIIGYRKALTLDKQPESMVVVGSGAIGSEFAYFYSSIGTKVTLVEFLPNIVPNEDEEVSKQLGRSFKRMGIDVMTDSSVEKVDTSGNLCIVIIKTPKGEKTVEAEIVLSAVGVTPNIENIGLEENGIVLEKGKIKVDEYYRTNVKGVYAIGDIVHGPALAHVSSAEAICCVEKIAGLSPEPIDYTNIPGCTYTTPEVASVGLTEKKAIEAGYEVKIGKFPFTASGKANSAGNNTGFVKLIFDAKNDKLLGAHMIGLNVTEMIAELIIAKKLDATAIDFIKSIHPHPTMSEAVMEAAAAAHGEAIHT; this is encoded by the coding sequence ATGAAGTATCAAGTATTAGTAATTGGAAGCGGTCCGGGCGGATATGTGGCTGCTATCAGAGCATCACAATTGAACTTAAGTGTTGCTATAGTTGAACGCTCAGAGTTGGGCGGGATCTGCTTAAACTGGGGCTGTATCCCTACTAAATCTCTTTTAAAAAGTGGACAGGTGTTTGAATACGCAAAAAAATCTGCCGATTATGGAGTTGAAATAGACGGAGATATAAAACCAAACCTACCAAAAATGGTTGAACGCAGTCGCGGAGTTGCAGCAAATATGAGTAAAGGTGTTCAGTTTTTGCTCAAGAAAAACAAAATAGATGTAATTCAAGGATTTGGCAAACTTGCAGGAAACGGAAAAGTAGAAGTTACAGGCGAAGATGGCACAAAAACTATTATCGAGGCTGACCATATTATCCTTGCAACTGGCGCACGTTCGAAACAACTTCCAAATCTTCCGCAAGATGGTGTCAAAATTATTGGATACCGCAAAGCTTTAACTTTAGACAAACAACCCGAAAGCATGGTAGTTGTGGGCTCGGGAGCAATTGGTAGTGAATTTGCTTATTTTTACAGCTCTATTGGAACAAAGGTAACTTTGGTAGAATTCCTTCCTAACATTGTACCCAACGAAGATGAAGAAGTGTCAAAACAACTAGGCAGATCATTTAAAAGAATGGGTATTGACGTAATGACCGATTCTTCGGTTGAAAAAGTTGATACATCAGGAAATTTGTGCATAGTCATCATAAAAACGCCAAAAGGAGAAAAAACTGTCGAAGCCGAGATTGTTCTTTCTGCAGTCGGCGTAACTCCAAATATTGAGAATATTGGGTTAGAGGAAAATGGAATAGTTCTCGAAAAAGGAAAGATAAAAGTCGATGAATATTACCGCACCAACGTTAAAGGTGTATATGCCATTGGCGATATTGTTCATGGACCGGCTTTAGCGCACGTTTCATCTGCAGAAGCTATATGTTGTGTTGAAAAAATCGCAGGACTCTCGCCCGAACCAATCGACTATACAAATATTCCCGGCTGTACTTATACAACCCCAGAAGTAGCATCTGTTGGACTAACCGAGAAAAAAGCCATTGAGGCTGGATATGAAGTAAAAATCGGGAAGTTCCCATTTACAGCATCAGGGAAGGCTAACTCTGCCGGCAACAACACAGGATTTGTAAAACTGATATTCGATGCCAAAAATGACAAACTACTTGGCGCACACATGATAGGACTTAATGTTACCGAAATGATTGCCGAATTAATAATAGCAAAAAAGCTCGACGCAACAGCAATAGATTTTATAAAATCAATTCACCCACACCCGACCATGTCGGAGGCTGTTATGGAGGCTGCTGCTGCTGCACACGGCGAAGCAATACATACGTAA
- a CDS encoding sigma-70 family RNA polymerase sigma factor yields MSHAEFEAQLCNLRSSLERYALSLTMNKDDAGDLLQETIYKALRYRDSFAENTNLLSWTFTIMRNIFINNYRKNSRLAKNLDFNKDTTFLERQIETAIMNPDSAYSVKEIQKAVSELSDEYKIPFNMHTEGYKYKEIADALDIPIGSVKSRIFIARRKLMTRLKEYSLRS; encoded by the coding sequence ATGTCGCACGCGGAGTTTGAAGCTCAATTATGTAATTTACGAAGTAGTTTAGAGCGTTACGCTTTAAGTTTAACTATGAACAAAGATGATGCGGGCGATTTGCTTCAAGAGACAATTTATAAGGCACTTCGTTATCGTGATAGCTTTGCTGAAAATACCAATCTTCTTTCTTGGACATTCACTATTATGAGGAATATTTTTATTAACAATTATCGCAAAAACTCACGATTGGCAAAAAATCTTGATTTCAATAAAGACACAACGTTTTTGGAAAGGCAGATTGAGACTGCAATAATGAACCCTGATAGTGCATATTCTGTAAAGGAGATACAAAAAGCTGTTTCAGAACTTTCCGATGAATACAAGATTCCTTTTAATATGCACACAGAGGGCTATAAGTATAAAGAGATAGCCGATGCATTGGATATCCCAATTGGTTCTGTTAAAAGTAGAATTTTTATTGCACGTCGAAAATTAATGACAAGGTTAAAAGAATATAGTTTAAGAAGTTGA
- a CDS encoding ABC transporter ATP-binding protein, whose product MNLPLLSIKKLTVGYSEKPILSGINLDVFIDDFIGIVGPNGGGKTTLLKAIVGLIKPMEGEITFNTKKTIGYLPQMNQHDNRFPIPVNEVVLSGLFGNKGIFKRFTKADTEKAEYWLEFAGVKEFTKKKFGSLSGGERQRVLLCRALISDPDLLILDEPNTFVDNKFEGELYELLKQLNETRAIMVVSHDLGTISAYVKSIACVNRDLHHHKSNIITQKQLESYNCPIQLITHGTVPHTVLLNHDEL is encoded by the coding sequence TAGTGAAAAACCGATATTATCGGGCATTAACCTTGATGTCTTTATAGACGATTTTATTGGTATTGTTGGACCCAACGGTGGAGGTAAAACCACTCTTCTTAAAGCAATTGTGGGGTTAATAAAACCCATGGAGGGAGAAATAACTTTCAATACAAAAAAAACTATCGGATATTTGCCTCAAATGAACCAACACGACAACAGATTCCCAATACCTGTTAACGAAGTGGTTTTGAGTGGACTGTTTGGTAACAAAGGCATTTTTAAACGATTTACAAAAGCCGATACAGAAAAGGCTGAATATTGGCTAGAATTTGCTGGTGTAAAAGAGTTTACCAAGAAAAAATTCGGTAGCCTGTCTGGAGGAGAACGCCAACGCGTCCTGCTTTGCCGAGCACTTATCAGCGACCCCGATTTGCTGATTTTAGACGAACCCAACACATTTGTTGACAATAAATTTGAAGGCGAACTATACGAACTGCTTAAGCAATTAAATGAGACAAGGGCGATTATGGTTGTCTCGCACGATTTAGGAACTATTTCTGCCTATGTAAAAAGTATTGCATGCGTCAATCGAGATTTGCACCACCATAAATCGAATATCATAACACAAAAGCAGTTAGAGTCGTACAACTGTCCAATTCAACTAATTACCCATGGGACTGTTCCTCATACAGTTCTTTTAAATCACGATGAGTTATGA
- a CDS encoding metal ABC transporter permease codes for MISAIFEYRFLLHAVIASILSGVVCGIIGTYIVTNRIVFLSGGIAHASFGGLGLAWYLNFNPILGAAMFSVMTALGIEFFTDKTRVRNDSIIGIWWSMGMALGIFFIYLTPGYTPNLMNYLFGSILTIETLDLYLIGALALVTITFFTIFYRPILFISFDSEYVKTHKIPVALFKYILMSLVALAIVFSMKIAGIVLIISLLTIPQAIANQITNNFKHIMFLSILFAILGSLLGLAISWYINVPSGATIIFSLIILFVLVNIVTKLIRKS; via the coding sequence ATGATTAGCGCAATTTTCGAATATCGTTTTCTACTACATGCTGTTATTGCCTCTATATTGTCTGGTGTGGTTTGTGGAATAATAGGAACCTATATAGTAACTAATCGGATAGTTTTTTTAAGTGGGGGAATAGCTCATGCATCATTTGGTGGATTGGGATTAGCATGGTACTTAAACTTTAATCCAATATTAGGAGCCGCAATGTTTTCAGTTATGACAGCATTGGGTATAGAGTTTTTTACTGACAAAACGCGAGTTAGAAACGATTCTATAATCGGGATATGGTGGTCGATGGGAATGGCTCTGGGTATCTTTTTTATATACCTTACTCCCGGATATACGCCAAATCTTATGAACTACCTTTTTGGCTCAATCTTAACCATTGAAACCTTAGATTTATACTTAATTGGAGCATTGGCCCTTGTTACAATCACATTTTTTACAATATTTTACCGACCAATACTCTTTATTTCGTTCGATTCAGAATATGTAAAAACACATAAAATACCTGTAGCACTGTTCAAATATATTCTGATGTCATTAGTAGCGTTAGCAATTGTTTTCTCAATGAAAATAGCTGGTATTGTGCTAATTATATCACTACTAACGATTCCACAAGCTATTGCAAATCAGATTACTAATAATTTTAAACACATTATGTTTTTGTCTATTCTTTTTGCTATTTTAGGATCTTTACTTGGTTTAGCAATATCGTGGTATATCAATGTTCCATCTGGTGCAACCATAATTTTTTCGTTAATAATATTATTTGTATTAGTGAACATTGTTACTAAATTAATTAGAAAATCTTGA